The Quercus lobata isolate SW786 chromosome 4, ValleyOak3.0 Primary Assembly, whole genome shotgun sequence genome segment TTATACAACAGATGTATGTAGTGGGTTTTCCATGCTCTTTATCCAATGGTTATCTCAAAAGCCAGAAGAATAATTGGGAGAAATTGAAGAGGAGGAAAAAAGAGGGGGGGCTGCACTTGGTAAGTATATGTCTATGTTGGGAAGTGGTCCCAACTAGAGCAAGATTCTTTAGGTAATCATGCAGATGACCCTAATATACTAGGGATATGGTTTCACTGATGTCTTCTCTTGTGTACTTCTGGTGCGCTTGGGTGGCATCCCCTTGGGCCTTGGCATTTTCAATAAAGTGCTTTACTTAATGAGAGAGATTTTTTGGCTGAGACTTTTTTCTTTGGGGTCTGTTTCCTTGCCCTTTAGCAATtgcttataatttataaaactaagaaaaaaaaattcttcctttccttttctttcttggcttctTTTTTCGTTCTTCCTTACATCAGATGATATTGAGCACGGTGGAGCAATTAAACTCTTCCGACCACTACAAGCGTATTTTATCATTTGGTTGGTAATCTAGGGAATGAAATATTCAAACTGCATATGTTGGGGCATAAATAATGTATTTTGATGGATACTTTAAAATTTccccaaaatgaaaataaagtaaatagTAAATACCTGATAGTCCACAAATACCCTGGGAGGGGTACACCATGCCCCCTTGTATTGTAGACCCAGGGAACTACCACCACTCAAACCAGTTGTAGCAGACCCTGATGGGGAGTACATTATATTTGGCAGTTCCTCATCCATAGATGCCCCTGCAGGTGCCTCACTCATGGCTCTCATTGCCACAACATACTCATATGTTGTGATACCCTGATTCAATATAGAAACATAAAGGATAATGAGGACATTTACATAGATAAGGAAATTCCCTCTCCTGAGTCCCAGTCCCCAATATTTACTTATGTTTAATTTCTAGTTTCTACAATTGGTTAATTGCCAAAATGGATTACACTGTACAACTAGCATTCCGAACCCAATTATGGTTATCTCCAAATATTAAGATCTCTCCCTCCAACTTCTCTGTGACAAACCTAAACACCATAGAAGGCAAAATATACACAAAATTTCTCTGCCACTGACCTTTCTAATTAGTATCATGTGGAAAAAGAATAGTTCACCCAAAGGTATACATGCCAGCATGGAAACTACCGTACATATAGCCTACATAAAATCAGATCTAGCATTAGCACAAGATTCTTATTAATTAgcatatttaaacaaataaattatatgtcAACATTGGGTAAAGCATTTTTGATAAGGGTGTACCACAACTGTTGCAAAGGGGGGACGAGTGAAACCATTTCCAAGCGtatcaaaaatttcagtttcCATGCCTTTCTTATTAACAAAGCAACGCACTAGAACAGCAATTCCAACTCCAGCTTCAATAACAAGCTGAACCAAAGAAGTAAAAGGAGGGGAAAGGGGAGGGATATTAGCgacaaagaaaatattttctttagaaatagTTATCAGATGGCAATACATACCCAAACAAGACTTATGGCCATGAGAGAAATAAAAGTCACATAATTTTTGTGCCCTACACAATTGTTAAGCCACTGCAGCCATATAATATATAGAGGTTAGTCTCAAAAGAAAACCAAGTATTTTACAATTACACAATACTTCATGACGTGTTCGTAAGGAACACTTTTGAAGCAATATGAAGATATACCCGGCAGTGGTGATCAAAACCATCAACACATTTATCACAACTTCTACAGTGTTTGCTGAATTTGCGAACCTGCAAAATGAAAAGCATCCATGGTTACTATACACAACCAAATTGTAGTAATGTTTTACTGTACAGATAATTTTTTGCCATGTGCTTTTCTTGCACCTGAGTGTGCCATGACATGAGTCTACCGTGGTCAGAAACCATGAGAGTATAAATTTAAGAAGACTCTATCATCCCAAATGAATTTCCCTAGATGTAGGGTCCTTGGTAGCTTACAAGAAGTGAATAAAGATTGGCACATATCTAATatattactaaacaaacatgacTTCAGAATCCAGGAGAAGTTAaagagatataagcaccatTTTTTATATCAAGAAGCACGGTGACCTAAAATATGCAGAGAAATTAAATCACCCCATCAATCTAATAAGGAAAGCTCAAGTACTGGCAATATCAGCATTAGAATCATGGAGCATGTTGTAAGTCTgtccaaaaataattcaaaatctaaacagagtacctattttgaaaaaataacaaTTCCTCACCTAAGCAATGACTATTTTTCACAAGGCAAGATATTTGATAACCATCTCCATGAATAGGGTTTAAATGTCTGAGCTCTGAGGCCTAGGGAATTACCCTTACTGGAATTAAAATGACTTAATTAAAGGAGCAATAGAGACAGGTTCCTTacgttatcaaaaaaataaaaataaataaggagcAATAGATACAACATAACCATTAATGATTCTGATTTCTAGGTACCATACCTAAACTGTATCAAAGTTTTCTGAAGTAGACATACCCTACTCCAGTGTAACCAGCTATTCCCAAAACCTTTACTTTCCATAACATAATTATAGAATGGCAACCCATGACCACTAGCCTTTTCCAAGACCAATCTAAATTGCTAggcaactaaaaataaaattaaaaataacctCTGCTGAACCATCAGAATTCCACCGTTGATATGGTCTCCTAACCAACTAACCAAAAGAGAGATTTTAAAAGGACCAAAAGATAGTGAagaataaaagggaaaaaaaaaattgattccaACAAAAATTTTGCTCCTGGAGATTGAGAAATGGTCAGATCCACAATCCTAATTGGACATAAATATTCCTAACAAATGAATGCACCCTACTGAACTAAAAATTATAGATCCATTTAGGCTAACAAAGCCTTTGACCATTGCAATCAAAGAATTGAGCATTACGTGAAAAAATTTCTGCTCTCAATAAGATTGAATAGAAATCTTCCGAAGCTAGCATAATCATCCTCAACACTATATCGGTAAGTTATTGGATTTCATGAGCTTTCCCTAAGTTTAAGGTTGATAACATACATGATTTGCCCAGCTAACATGGTTGCTGAAGCTCCGAGTACTATCATCTCAACTCAATATATTGtttcgctctctctctctatgtgtgTCTCTGTGTATGATAGTAATTATGCActtaaaatagtacagtaaaaAGTAGGAATATACATCGCATGAGTTCAAGGGCAATAGACACAAGATGACACCTGAAATTATAACCTACTACaaactttaaaatcaaataaagaagaGTTTAAAAGTCAATTTTAATTTGGGTGGAGTCAAGATGCCATCAAAAGTTCTAGAATTGCTCTTCCCACACCACATAAGACATAAAGGAATTGCATTACACACATTGCTAATCATCGTAAAACAAGAATGCAACAAATGTATGAGGAAATAAAATTGCTAGGTGTGACAAGTATTGACCATAACAAAATACATCactcatattaaaaaaaacatcatattTTTCATGATGTTATACCTCAGCATTACACAATGTGCAGAACAAAGCCTCTTCACCAGTGCCCTGCTCCTCAGCTGCCCCTTCCTGTTTGCGGCAATCTTCATGCACAAACAATGCACAGAAGATTCCTCCCATGTTAGAACAGGATTTTGAGCTCATTGGTTCCAAGGGAATATTTGCTCCCCCAACTTCACCTACTGAGCCTTTCCTACTAGAGTTAGCCCCTGCTATAGAACTTTTGGAAGCTGATGACGGAGAAGAATGCTCCCTGCTAGCAGTTTCATCAAATTTTCTAGGCAGGTCATTTGCAGATAACCCATGATTTGTATTGAGAATATTAGTTGTCCCACCATAAAATCTGGACATAATTCCAGGATCCGCTGGGTTAATTGCAGTACAGCGAacataaagaataaaaacaaggAGTGCCTGTGGTGAAATGATAGGGGAATAAAATTAGACATAAGTTCTATATTTGACAGAAGAAAATGAATCTAGGAAAATTCTAATGCCATGATATTAAAATTAAGACAATGCATAATATGAGGTGAATGAGATATTTATGGTCATCTCCTTCACCTAGCAAAAGGACCCTAAAGTTATTTACTAACAGTTATCATCATCcgctcatcttcttcttcacttaGCAAAACATgtatcaaatattaattttgttatGCTTTGAAGCTGAGATTACTCAAAATTCTCTGTAATTGTGTTACAGTCAATTTATCCAGTTAGAAAGAGCATCCTAAAACAATGAGATAATGAAGTTTTCAAAATCTCCCAGGAAGTGAAAGAGAGACAGCACCCAGAGCGGGGGTAGGGGGGAACATAATTGCATAGAAATCAAATGAACTCACATACCACTGGGGAGTAAGTGCCAACCAGAATATACTCCCAGGTACGGCCTCCAAGGAAAGGAGCAAAGAAAGCATAGAATGCGACCACTAACAAGCAGAATACAGTGATTGCAACAACCTATCCAAgcaacaaatttgaaaatattttagaataCATGAAACTATAAACACAGGTAATTATAacaaaacaagaataaaaagaaaatctacaGTCCAAAAAATGGATATAAGAAATGCCACCTTGATAGATGCTATTAATGCATAACTGCAAAGCATTAAGCAATTATTCAACACTCAACAGTAAACCATTAACCAAAAGGTACACGAAAGATTATAACCAGTCGTGTGATATTATAAAACTGATGATTCATTGATAGCAACAGCACATTCTTTTTATAAGTAATGGTAATAGAATAAATGATAAATCATACCAACCACCAGCATATTGACCATTTCCAGCTTCTGTTGATACAAATAAATGTCCCACAAAACACAGACCTTTGTTTTAACCATTTAACCATTTAATACTATCAAGGTTGATTGAGGACTCAAGACTGCAGTCCCTCCCGCCAAAAAAATGACGTCTACAGTCCTAATTCAACACCGCCCAGTTAGTAAACATGAACAACCctgttattcttttttttttcttttttcttttttttaactgaataaAAACCATGTGATTCACAACTTATCCTTTTTCCTTGACCTGATACTGTAGGCTCTAGCATATTTAACAATActgattaaaatatataaataaataactttttaaaattattctttaatttgttttccTCGAGAACTAAAAAGAGCACAAGTTAAATTGAATCTTATCAAAAGAACAAGAACTAGGGTGATAAAGAAACAATTAAACTGTAAACCATAGAAGTACTTTTCTAAAAGTGAATTACCACTCAAAGAACAGAAAATAGAAATTGACTAATAACATATACTGAACACACCAATAATGAAAGAACAATGACACTTCCTCTCCTCTTAAAAACCGACTGGAGGGTAAGGTTACACTACACaatccaaaaatgaaaaacaaatagtaaaagATAACAAAGGACTAAGTCTACCCAGGCCTAaccaattattttaaaaatacaaaacatgcACTCAGGAACTCAAAATTATACTTCCTTTCCTTGACTCCCAAAACTAATATAGCTCCTGATTGATCTTAAAAGTTTCTCCTcacatgaataaaaaaaaatactcagaAACAAGTGCATACTTAAGAAAATCATAGAACAATGCTGGCAAAAGAAAGCACCACCATACACATGAATTGAGCATCAAAATacagacaaaaaaataaaatttacatacCAAAAATGGATCATATTCTAAACATATAGCATTTCAGAGAAAACCCCACATGAAAAAATCAGTGCTTTAACAAAACcctaatgaaaaaagaaaaagaaaaaatgaaaaagtgagcacaggAAGTGAGTTAAACAGAGTTGATTTGGACACATACCTGAAAGGTGTGAGCAGGTAGTTGCCATCCATGTTTTCTCACCATAACTGCCTCAATTCAGACCCCAAAAAACCCCACACCCTACAAAGAATCCAAAGCCCtaatactcacacacacacccacCCACTTAGAGACAGAAACACAAACCAGAGAGAAAGATGAAgttttgaagagagaaaaagcaaaaaagaggTTTCCTTCTCTGTAACCAAACTATGTGTAAACAAAATGAGTTCCTTTTTAAGAGGACCCAACAAAAAGAAAgtgccaatttttttaaattttttatttattttgctaacTCTCACTCCTACCCATTACTCACTtcaaaaaagcttttttttttttttttaagaaaattcattgtggaaaataaatactatataaGAGAcaaataaatgatgataaaaaataaataaaaaataaaaatagaaacccAGTTCAGAAAGAAACTTCAACGAgtccaaagagagagagagaaagagagaagctGAGTTGAAACGGTGAAAGAGAATGAATGTGAGAAATGACAAAAGCAAACTCACAgtgac includes the following:
- the LOC115986595 gene encoding probable protein S-acyltransferase 19 isoform X2, producing the protein MVRKHGWQLPAHTFQVVAITVFCLLVVAFYAFFAPFLGGRTWEYILVGTYSPVALLVFILYVRCTAINPADPGIMSRFYGGTTNILNTNHGLSANDLPRKFDETASREHSSPSSASKSSIAGANSSRKGSVGEVGGANIPLEPMSSKSCSNMGGIFCALFVHEDCRKQEGAAEEQGTGEEALFCTLCNAEVRKFSKHCRSCDKCVDGFDHHCRWLNNCVGHKNYVTFISLMAISLVWLVIEAGVGIAVLVRCFVNKKGMETEIFDTLGNGFTRPPFATVVAICTVVSMLACIPLGELFFFHMILIRKGITTYEYVVAMRAMSEAPAGASMDEELPNIMYSPSGSATTGLSGGSSLGLQYKGAWCTPPRVFVDYQDEVVPHLEPGMVPSTVDPDAAENAERGQKVPKRPVRISAWKLARLDSNEAMRAAAKARASSSVLRPVDNRRLQDPELSSSGNMSIRSSVSTDTGANKEIKNDLRLSPLRTSFAPSQGSRDEYETGTQSVSSFSSPSHVHEAVTLSPLPQGHGLGRFSAATSVPSFVHDRPLTSKATFPNVKTSTSHPSAFDEKIMQKGSTDPLMFTAPATSLLRDVKRTSVVWDQEAGRYVSVPVSASEARNRSSMQIGLPSSTAETSSHGRRPVIPPHEPSSSAAKAPVPQAEKLLYTGDSIFFGGPLLSVPVRDSLKNDRGLGSRESQERVAFNLSRESRFKRDSTSNQLPVFVPTSFEHKTQSGPGFK
- the LOC115986595 gene encoding probable protein S-acyltransferase 19 isoform X1 → MVKWLKQRSVFCGTFICINRSWKWSICWWLVVAITVFCLLVVAFYAFFAPFLGGRTWEYILVGTYSPVALLVFILYVRCTAINPADPGIMSRFYGGTTNILNTNHGLSANDLPRKFDETASREHSSPSSASKSSIAGANSSRKGSVGEVGGANIPLEPMSSKSCSNMGGIFCALFVHEDCRKQEGAAEEQGTGEEALFCTLCNAEVRKFSKHCRSCDKCVDGFDHHCRWLNNCVGHKNYVTFISLMAISLVWLVIEAGVGIAVLVRCFVNKKGMETEIFDTLGNGFTRPPFATVVAICTVVSMLACIPLGELFFFHMILIRKGITTYEYVVAMRAMSEAPAGASMDEELPNIMYSPSGSATTGLSGGSSLGLQYKGAWCTPPRVFVDYQDEVVPHLEPGMVPSTVDPDAAENAERGQKVPKRPVRISAWKLARLDSNEAMRAAAKARASSSVLRPVDNRRLQDPELSSSGNMSIRSSVSTDTGANKEIKNDLRLSPLRTSFAPSQGSRDEYETGTQSVSSFSSPSHVHEAVTLSPLPQGHGLGRFSAATSVPSFVHDRPLTSKATFPNVKTSTSHPSAFDEKIMQKGSTDPLMFTAPATSLLRDVKRTSVVWDQEAGRYVSVPVSASEARNRSSMQIGLPSSTAETSSHGRRPVIPPHEPSSSAAKAPVPQAEKLLYTGDSIFFGGPLLSVPVRDSLKNDRGLGSRESQERVAFNLSRESRFKRDSTSNQLPVFVPTSFEHKTQSGPGFK